The following are encoded in a window of Gavia stellata isolate bGavSte3 chromosome 33, bGavSte3.hap2, whole genome shotgun sequence genomic DNA:
- the FDPS gene encoding farnesyl pyrophosphate synthase, which translates to MNGSAAKGAAAAAEREEFVGFFPQIVRDLTEGGLGHPEVGDAVERLREVLEYNAPGGKCNRGLTVLAAFRELASPGQQDPESLRCALAVGWCIELFQAFFLVADDIMDASLTRRGQLCWYKKEGIGLDAINDAFLLESSVYRLLKKYCGERPYYLHLLELFLQTAYQTELGQMLDLITAPVSQVDLNRFSEQRYKAIVKYKTAFYSFYLPVAAAMYMTGIDGKEEHDNAKAILLEMGEFFQIQDDYLDCFGDPELMGKVGTDIQDNKCSWLVVECLRRVTPDQRRILEENYGRKEPEKVAKVKELYETLGMRAAFQEYEESSYRRLQDLIEKHAHRLPKAIFLGLAQKIYKRQK; encoded by the exons ATGAACGGCAGCGCGGCGaagggggcggcggcggccgccgagCGGGAGGAGTTCGTGGGCTTCTTCCCGCAGATCGTCCGCGACCTGACGGAGGGCGGCCTCGGGCACCCGGAGGTGGGCGACGCCGTGGAGCGCCTGAGGGAG GTGCTGGAGTACAACGCGCCGGGCGGGAAGTGCAACCGCGGGCTGACGGTGCTGGCCGCCTTCCGGGAGCTGGCGAGCCCCGGGCAGCAGGACCCGGAGAGCCTCCGGTGCGCCCTGGCCGTCGGCTGGTGCATCGAGCTG TTCCAAGCCTTTTTCCTGGTGGCCGACGACATCATGGACGCGTCCCTCACCCGCCGGGGGCAGCTGTGCTGGTACAAGAAG GAGGGGATCGGTCTGGATGCCATCAACGACGCCTTCCTCCTCGAGTCGTCGGTCTACAGGCTGCTGAAGAAGTACTGCGGGGAGCGGCCCTACTACCTGCACCTGCTGGAGCTTTTCCTGCAG ACCGCCTACCAGACTGAGCTCGGGCAGATGCTGGACCTCATCACTGCTCCTGTTTCCCAGGTGGATTTGAATCGCTTCAGTGAGCAGAG GTATAAGGCGATCGTTAAGTACAAGACGGCGTTCTACTCCTTCTACCTGCCCGTGGCCGCTGCCATGTACATG ACTGGTATTGACGGTAAGGAGGAGCATGACAATGCCAAAGCCATCTTGCTGGAGATGGGCGAATTCTTTCAGATCCAG GATGATTACCTGGACTGCTTTGGGGACCCGGAGCTGATGGGGAAGGTTGGCACTGATATCCAGGACAATAAGTGCAGCTGGCTGGTGGTGGAGTGTCTGCGCCGGGTCACGCCGGACCAGAGGCGGATCCTGGAG GAGAACTATGGCCGTAAGGAGCCTGAGAAGGTGGCGAAGGTGAAGGAGCTTTATGAGACTCTGGGTATGAGGGCTGCTTTTCAGGAATACGAGGAGAGCAGCTATCGGCGCCTGCAGGACCTGATCGAAAAACACGCCCACCGCCTCCCCAAGGCCATCTTTCTTGGCCTAGCCCAGAAGATTTACAAGCGGCAGAAGTGA